The sequence ATCCTCCGGCAGCGGCTTTCCGGCACCGGGAAGGTCGTCGAACGCACCCTGGGCCATGGCCTCCTGAATGCGCTCCTCGGCGAGCCGATCCCAGAATCGCATAGCCTCAGGCCAGCGGCGCGATGCCCACCGCCTCGCGGATCTCGCGCATGAAGGGCCGGGCCACTTCCCGCGCCCGCTCGCCGCCCTGACGCAGCACCTGCTCGATCCGCTCCGGATGCTGGATCAGCGCCTCATAGCGAGCCCGGGCATCCTTGATGTGCGCGTTGATATATTCGAACAGCAGCTGTTTCATCTCGCCCCAGGCAATGCCTTCCTGGTAGCGTTTGCGCAGCGCCTCGACCTCCTCCTTGGTGGCGAAGGCCTGGTAGATGCTGAACAGGGTGCAGGTGTCCGGGTCCTTGGGCGCCTCCGGCGGCAGGGAGTTGGTCTTGATCTTCATGATCAGTTTGCGCAGGCGCTTTTCCCGGGCGAAGATCGGAATGGTGTTGTCGTAGCTTTTGCTCATCTTGCGCCCGTCCAGTCCCAGCAGCACCGCGGTTTCCTCCTGGATCACCGCCTCGGGCAGCACGAAATAGCGGCCGTAGATGTGATTGAAACGGGCAGCGATGTCGCGGGCCATCTCGATGTGCTGGATCTGGTCCTTTCCCACCGGGACCTTGTTGGCCTTGAACAGCAGGATATCGGCGGCCATGAGGATCGGGTAGCAGTACAGCCCCATGGTGATACCCTTGTCCGGGTCCTTCTCCCCCTTGTCTAAGTTCTCCTGCACCGCCGCCTTGTAGGCGTGGGCCCGGTTCATCAGCCCCTTGGCGGTGAC comes from Methylomarinovum caldicuralii and encodes:
- a CDS encoding tryptophan--tRNA ligase, giving the protein MTDTREKEIVLTGITTTGTPHLGNYVGAIRPAIEASRDPNVKPFYFLADYHALIKCQEPARIKQSTLEIAATWLALGLDTDNAVFYRQSDVPEITELAWILSCVTAKGLMNRAHAYKAAVQENLDKGEKDPDKGITMGLYCYPILMAADILLFKANKVPVGKDQIQHIEMARDIAARFNHIYGRYFVLPEAVIQEETAVLLGLDGRKMSKSYDNTIPIFAREKRLRKLIMKIKTNSLPPEAPKDPDTCTLFSIYQAFATKEEVEALRKRYQEGIAWGEMKQLLFEYINAHIKDARARYEALIQHPERIEQVLRQGGERAREVARPFMREIREAVGIAPLA